Proteins co-encoded in one Gossypium arboreum isolate Shixiya-1 chromosome 11, ASM2569848v2, whole genome shotgun sequence genomic window:
- the LOC108473678 gene encoding transcription factor BHLH42-like, translating into MAVPPSNRLRNMLQAAVQSVQWTYSLLWQICPQQGILVWSDGYYNGAIKTRKTVQPMEVSAEEASLQRSQQLRELYDSLSAGESNQTVRRPSAALSPEDLTESEWFYLMCVSFSFPPGVGLPGKAYARRQHVWLTGASEVDSKIFSRAILAKSARIQTVLCIAVHDGVVELGTTEKLQEDLELVQHVKTFFTDDVIRNPKPALSEHSTSNPADYTRFHSPALPPTYAAANPNLDGNDDEEEEEGPESDCAETDRNSRRMVRVAAEPSELMMQLEMSEEMRLGLPDDASNNLDTDIQMAGVSQADKQRRAESFKAELCRRWEMVQEEEAANSGLESRYSGLLPMDGLAQENTHYSQTVSAILQGQPTPWADSLPTYSTESAFSKWTIRSDHHQLPVAFEGASSQWLLKYILFSVPFLHSKYRDENSPKARDADAAARFRKGTPQEELSANHVLAERRRREKLNERFIILRSLVPFVTKMDKASILGDTIEYVKQLRKKIQELETRNKEIEAHNERPRSADSLQRSGVTVLERARSLGPEPGREKRKMRIVTGSGGEARPKKTQPETVVEVSIIESDALLELQCEYKEGLLVDIMRMLREQLRIEIMTVQSSLNNGTFAAELRAKVKDNVNGKKVSITEVKWAINQMIPSF; encoded by the exons ATGGCTGTGCCGCCTAGTAACAGGCTTCGGAATATGTTGCAGGCGGCGGTGCAATCAGTTCAATGGACCTACAGCCTTCTCTGGCAAATTTGTCCCCAACAAGG GATCTTAGTATGGTCAGACGGATACTACAATGGAGCAATCAAGACACGGAAGACAGTGCAACCAATGGAGGTCAGTGCGGAAGAGGCGTCTTTGCAAAGGAGCCAACAACTTAGAGAGCTGTATGACTCATTATCCGCCGGCGAGTCGAACCAGACAGTCCGGCGACCATCTGCAGCGTTGTCACCGGAGGACTTAACCGAGTCCGAATGGTTCTATTTGATGTGCGTCTCCTTCTCTTTTCCTCCTGGAGTAGG GTTGCCTGGAAAGGCATATGCAAGGAGGCAGCATGTATGGCTTACAGGTGCAAGTGAGGTTGATAGTAAAATTTTCTCAAGAGCTATTCTTGCTAAG AGTGCTCGTATACAG ACTGTGCTTTGCATTGCTGTCCACGATGGTGTTGTTGAACTTGGCACTACGGAAAAG CTCCAAGAGGATCTAGAGTTAGTCCAAcatgtcaaaaccttcttcacaGATGATGTAATTCGTAACCCCAAACCGGCTCTCTCCGAACACTCCACTTCGAACCCCGCCGATTACACTCGCTTCCACTCTCCTGCACTTCCTCCTACGTACGCAGCTGCGAACCCTAACCTAGACGGCAatgatgatgaagaagaagaagaaggaccTGAATCAGACTGTGCTGAAACGGATCGAAATAGCCGCCGAATGGTGAGAGTAGCAGCTGAGCCAAGCGAGTTAATGATGCAGTTGGAAATGTCGGAAGAGATGAGGCTAGGGTTACCAGACGACGCATCAAATAACTTAGACACAGATATTCAGATGGCAGGAGTAAGTCAAGCAGATAAGCAGCGGCGAGCCGAGTCGTTTAAAGCCGAGTTGTGTAGGAGGTGGGAAATGGTACAGGAGGAGGAGGCAGCGAACAGTGGGCTTGAGTCACGTTATTCAG GGCTACTGCCGATGGATGGACTAGCACAAGAAAACACCCACTATTCTCAGACCGTCTCCGCCATCCTCCAAGGCCAACCAACCCCTTGGGCCGACTCATTGCCAACCTACTCAACAGAATCAGCGTTTTCCAAGTGGACAATCCGTTCAGACCACCACCAGCTCCCAGTGGCCTTCGAAGGAGCGTCCTCCCAGTGGCTCCTCAAGTACATTCTATTTAGTGTTCCGTTCCTCCACAGCAAATACCGCGACGAGAACTCACCCAAGGCACGTGACGCCGATGCCGCCGCCAGGTTCCGAAAGGGAACCCCGCAGGAGGAGCTCAGCGCCAACCATGTACTAGCAGAGAGGAGGCGACGGGAAAAGCTCAACGAGCGGTTCATCATATTAAGATCCTTGGTTCCATTCGTTACCAAAATGGATAAAGCTTCCATACTCGGGGACACCATCGAGTACGTCAAACAGTTACGTAAAAAGATTCAAGAACTGGAAACACGAAACAAGGAAATAGAAGCCCATAACGAACGGCCAAGATCAGCAGATTCGTTGCAGAGAAGTGGAGTAACGGTGTTGGAGAGGGCACGATCATTGGGTCCAGAACCAGGGCGGGAGAAAAGGAAGATGAGGATAGTGACAGGGAGTGGAGGTGAAGCTAGGCCAAAGAAGACGCAGCCCGAAACGGTGGTGGAGGTGTCGATAATAGAAAGTGACGCGTTGTTGGAGTTGCAATGCGAGTATAAGGAAGGGTTGTTGGTTGATATAATGCGGATGCTGAGGGAACAGCTTCGAATTGAGATAATGACGGTtcagtcttctttgaataatggAACGTTTgcagctgagttgagagctaag GTGAAGGATAATGTAAACGGAAAGAAAGTAAGCATAACGGAGGTGAAGTGGGCCATAAATCAAATGATACCTTCATTCTAA